Proteins encoded in a region of the Xylocopa sonorina isolate GNS202 chromosome 11, iyXylSono1_principal, whole genome shotgun sequence genome:
- the Usp14 gene encoding ubiquitin specific protease 14, whose product MPQYSIKVKWGKELFPNVEVNTDEEPMLFKAQLFALTGVQPERQKVMLKGMTLKDDDWGNIKLKDGITVLMMGSKEEDVPAEPTEKPLFLEDMNESALASALDLPAGLTNLGNTCYLNATVQCLKTVPELRDALKNFSGGLAATSSSSLVPAQSITAALRDLYDSMDKGSPLPPVVLVQMMHLAFPRFAEKSEHGEFQQQDANECWTELIRMLQQKLPAKENTVTSGDNGQQYKPRSLIEQYFGGTFDTELKCIESEDEAPTKGKEEFLQLSCFISTEVRYMNSGLRNKMQEQITKMSPTLGRDAVYTKTSKISRLPAYLTIQFVRFYYKEKGAINAKILKDVKFPLEFDAFELCTSELQSKLTPMREKFKEWEDRLVEESRNIKDKADKTESIKKVKQEPFWFPNDLGSNNSGYYSLQAVLTHRGRSSSSGHYVAWVKQKSDTWLKCDDEAVSAVTSEDVLKLSGGGDWHCAYVLLYGPKILEVPDTNDNEDSTTK is encoded by the exons ATGCCTCAATACTCGA TTAAAGTAAAATGGGGAAAGGAACTTTTTCCTAATGTAGAAGTTAATACAGATGAAGAGCCAATGTTGTTTAAAGCGCAACTTTTTGCACTGACAGGAGTGCAACCAGAAAGGCAGAAAGTTATGTTAAAAGGAATGACATTAAAGGATGATGATTGGGGCAATATCAAGTTGAAGGAT GGTATTACTGTATTAATGATGGGTTCCAAAGAGGAAGATGTGCCAGCAGAGCCTACTGAAAAACCATTATTTTTAGAAGATATGAACGAATCTGCATTAGCCAGTGCTTTAGATTTACCAGCTGGTTTAACAAACTTAGGAAATACATGTTATCTTAATGCAACTGTACAGTGCCTAAAAACTGTCCCTGAATTGAGAGATGCTTTAAAGAATTTTTCAGGGGGGCTTGCAGCTACTAGTAGTTCATCGCTTGTACCTGCACAAAGTATAACTGCTGCACTGAGAGATTTATACGATAGTATGGATAAAGGTTCACCCTTACCACCTGTGGTTCTTGTTCAAATGATGCACTTAGCATTTCCAAGATTTGCAGAAAAATCTGAACACGGTGAATTTCAACAGCAAGATGCTAACGAGTGTTGGACTGAACTTATTAGAATGTTGCAACAAAAATTACCAGCAAAG GAAAATACTGTTACATCAGGGGATAATGGACAACAATATAAACCACGATCACTGATTGAACAGTATTTTGGAGGAACATTTGATACAGAGTTAAAATGTATAGAATCTGAAGATGAAGCACCTACTAAGGGAAAAGAGGAATTTTTACAATTAAGTTGTTTCATTTCGACAGAAGTTAGATATATGAACTCAGGACTTAGAAATAAAATGCAGGAGCAAATTACAAAAATGTCGCCTACTCTCGGTAGAGATGCAGTGTATACAAAAACG TCAAAAATTAGCAGATTGCCAGCATATTTAACAATTCAATTTGTACGTTTTTATTACAAAGAGAAAGGAGCAATCAATGCAAAAATTCTCAAAGACGTTAAATTCCCGCTTGAATTTGATGCTTTTGAGTTATGCACCAGTGAACTCCAAAGTAAACTTACACCAATGCGAGAGAAATTTAAAGAATGGGAAGATCGTTTAGTAGAAGAATCACGTAATATAAAAGACAAAGCAGATAAAACAGAAAGTATAAAGAAAGTAAAACAAGAACCTTTTTGGTTTCCAAATG ATTTGGGATCAAACAACAGTggttattattcattgcaagcAGTTCTAACACACAGGGGACGATCAAGTAGTAGTGGTCATTATGTAGCCTGGGTTAAACAAAAGAGTGATACATGGTTAAAATGTGATGATGAAGCAGTTAGCGCTGTAACCAGTGAAGATGTATTAAAACTTAGCGGCGGAGGGGATTGGCATTGTGCATATGTTCTTTTGTATGGTCCAAAAATTTTAGAAGTACCTGATACAAACGATAATGAAGATTCAACTACAAAATAA